From a single Paraburkholderia youngii genomic region:
- a CDS encoding SDR family oxidoreductase: protein MKTVLITGCSSGFGLEIARYFLDRDWRVIATMRTPREDVLPRSDRLSILALDVKDPQSIRSVIDAAGRIDVLVNNAGIGFLNALEGTPMDTVRDIFETNTLGTIAMAQAVLPQLRERREGVIVNVTSTVTCRPLHLLSVYTASKSAVNAFSESLALELEQFNVRVRVVLPGRAPSTRFGENARARMKDGFPEPYDALAQQVFARWEKETAVTHASDVAEAVWLAATDSSSPFNIPAGEDAVEWYHERVR from the coding sequence ATGAAGACCGTCTTGATTACCGGCTGCTCGTCCGGCTTTGGCCTCGAAATCGCGCGTTATTTTCTGGATCGCGACTGGCGCGTGATCGCGACGATGCGCACGCCACGTGAAGACGTGTTGCCGCGCTCCGATCGTCTTTCGATTCTCGCCCTCGATGTGAAGGACCCGCAAAGCATTCGCTCGGTCATCGATGCGGCCGGCCGGATCGACGTGCTCGTGAACAATGCGGGTATCGGCTTTCTGAATGCGCTCGAAGGAACGCCGATGGACACCGTGCGCGATATCTTCGAGACCAATACGCTCGGCACCATCGCGATGGCGCAGGCCGTGTTGCCGCAGTTGCGCGAGCGCCGCGAAGGGGTGATCGTCAATGTGACGTCGACCGTCACGTGCAGACCGCTGCATCTGCTGTCGGTCTACACCGCGAGCAAGTCCGCGGTCAACGCGTTCAGCGAATCGCTCGCACTCGAACTGGAGCAGTTCAATGTGCGCGTGCGTGTCGTGCTGCCGGGACGCGCGCCTTCCACCCGCTTCGGCGAAAACGCGCGGGCACGCATGAAAGACGGATTTCCCGAGCCGTACGACGCGCTCGCTCAGCAGGTTTTCGCAAGGTGGGAGAAAGAAACGGCCGTCACGCATGCATCGGATGTCGCCGAAGCGGTTTGGCTCGCCGCGACCGATTCATCGAGCCCGTTCAACATCCCCGCCGGCGAGGACGCTGTCGAGTGGTACCACGAGCGCGTCAGATAG
- a CDS encoding AraC family transcriptional regulator, whose translation MIDPLAEIVTLLKPTPTFSKVLSGAGRWRASRTDVGQPFYCVVLEGSLRLSVNGCEPLILQADDFVLVPEVFSFTMTSIDPPDDNDVSNSAPAALPDGSFRFGDASGAPEAQWLAGLCAFGSPDAALLVSLLPKLVHVRGERRLATLVKLVREESRAQRPAREVVLARLLEVLFIEALRATGTGASPGLVRGLADPRLALAIRHMHESPHQPWTIAQLAKAAALSRSAFFDRFSRAVGVAPMEYLLSWRMAIAKNLLRSNEVSIAAVAERVGYSSASAFSVAFTRHVGLPPTQYARDAANVVVAR comes from the coding sequence ATGATCGACCCGCTCGCCGAAATCGTCACACTGCTCAAGCCGACGCCCACGTTCTCGAAAGTGCTCAGCGGCGCAGGGCGCTGGCGCGCGAGCCGCACGGACGTCGGCCAGCCGTTCTACTGCGTGGTGCTCGAAGGGTCGCTGCGTCTATCCGTCAATGGTTGCGAGCCGCTGATTCTTCAGGCCGATGACTTCGTACTCGTGCCCGAGGTGTTCAGTTTCACGATGACGAGCATCGATCCGCCCGACGATAACGACGTCTCCAATAGCGCGCCGGCGGCGCTGCCCGACGGCAGTTTTCGTTTCGGCGATGCATCGGGCGCGCCGGAAGCCCAATGGCTTGCGGGCCTCTGCGCGTTCGGTTCGCCGGATGCGGCCTTGCTTGTCTCGCTGTTGCCCAAGCTCGTGCACGTGCGCGGTGAACGCAGGCTCGCGACACTCGTCAAGCTCGTGAGGGAGGAATCGCGCGCGCAGCGGCCCGCGCGCGAGGTCGTGCTGGCGCGACTGCTCGAGGTGCTGTTCATCGAAGCGTTGCGAGCCACGGGAACCGGGGCATCGCCCGGACTCGTCCGCGGCCTCGCCGACCCCCGTCTCGCGCTCGCGATCCGTCATATGCACGAAAGCCCGCACCAGCCCTGGACGATCGCGCAACTCGCAAAAGCCGCCGCGCTTTCACGGTCCGCTTTCTTCGATCGATTCAGCCGCGCGGTCGGCGTCGCACCGATGGAGTATCTGTTGTCGTGGCGCATGGCTATCGCCAAGAATCTGCTGCGCTCGAACGAAGTCAGCATCGCGGCGGTCGCGGAACGTGTCGGCTACAGCTCGGCAAGCGCATTCAGCGTCGCGTTCACGCGTCATGTCGGACTGCCGCCGACGCAGTATGCTCGAGACGCGGCGAATGTCGTCGTCGCTCGATGA
- a CDS encoding Na/Pi cotransporter family protein yields the protein MIVLHLAGGVALLTWGLHMVESGLMRAFGASLKRFMAKSLGNRLNAFCAGLAITGALQSSTATGMIASSFAARGLMRPVTGLAIMLGANVGSTLIVQAFSLDLSWISPVCLLVGMTLFEKGKGSRNRDLGRASIGLGLMLLALTLLVSTVQPAETAPALRTVLGALTGEPVLNAALACVLTWAAHSSIPVVLFVMSLANLHTVPMDTAIAMVLGANIGSALNPYFEAAKGADRSRRRLPAGNLVLRGGVCLLMLAACAPLATLLQQVYGSPARAIADFHTGVNVAIAVVFIGLLAPVARLLERLLPAPGAAENGDAPRYLDEAALRVPSQALACATRELIRMGDIVEAMLCASVPVLIANDRRAVHEIAARDDAVDMLHDAIKSYVTEVTRESLDDEDRRWASAIMTSVINLEHIGDIVDKNLMELAQKKIKAQVSFSAEGAEDLRALHQLVIDSFHRAQALLVSGRTQTAEQLLEDKQALRRLERAARDAHLDRLREGKPDSIASSSLHLDVLRDLVRIQSHICALAYPLLEREAANDGDAQVA from the coding sequence ATGATCGTGCTTCATCTCGCGGGTGGCGTCGCGCTGCTGACGTGGGGCCTTCATATGGTCGAGTCCGGTCTGATGCGCGCGTTCGGCGCGTCGCTCAAGCGCTTCATGGCGAAGAGTCTCGGCAACCGGCTGAACGCGTTCTGCGCCGGGCTCGCGATCACCGGCGCGCTGCAGAGCAGCACGGCGACCGGCATGATCGCGTCGTCGTTCGCGGCACGCGGTTTGATGCGGCCTGTTACCGGACTCGCGATCATGCTGGGCGCCAACGTCGGCTCGACGCTGATCGTGCAGGCGTTCTCGCTCGATCTGAGCTGGATCTCGCCGGTGTGTCTGCTGGTTGGCATGACGCTCTTCGAGAAGGGCAAAGGCTCCCGCAATCGTGATCTCGGCCGCGCGTCGATCGGGCTCGGCCTGATGTTGCTTGCGCTCACGCTGCTCGTCTCGACCGTGCAGCCCGCCGAGACTGCCCCCGCCCTGCGCACGGTACTCGGCGCGCTGACAGGCGAGCCGGTGCTGAATGCGGCGCTCGCGTGCGTGCTCACTTGGGCCGCGCATTCGAGCATTCCGGTCGTACTGTTCGTGATGTCGCTCGCCAACCTGCATACCGTGCCGATGGACACAGCGATTGCGATGGTGCTCGGCGCGAACATCGGCAGCGCGCTCAACCCGTACTTCGAGGCCGCGAAAGGCGCCGACCGCAGCCGCCGGCGCCTGCCGGCCGGCAACCTCGTGCTGCGCGGCGGCGTGTGTCTGCTGATGCTCGCCGCGTGCGCGCCACTCGCAACGTTGCTCCAGCAGGTCTACGGCAGCCCCGCCCGTGCAATCGCCGACTTCCACACGGGCGTGAACGTGGCGATCGCCGTGGTCTTCATCGGGCTGCTCGCCCCTGTCGCGCGCCTTCTCGAACGGCTGCTGCCGGCGCCGGGCGCCGCCGAGAACGGCGACGCGCCGCGCTACCTCGACGAAGCCGCGCTGCGGGTGCCCTCGCAGGCGCTCGCATGCGCGACCCGCGAATTGATCCGGATGGGCGATATCGTGGAAGCGATGCTGTGCGCGAGCGTGCCGGTGCTGATCGCAAACGACCGGCGCGCGGTGCACGAGATCGCGGCGCGCGACGATGCGGTGGATATGCTGCACGATGCGATCAAAAGCTACGTGACCGAGGTGACGCGCGAGTCGCTCGACGACGAAGACCGGCGCTGGGCCTCGGCGATCATGACCTCCGTGATCAACCTCGAACATATCGGCGATATCGTGGACAAGAATCTGATGGAGCTGGCGCAGAAAAAGATCAAGGCACAGGTGAGCTTTTCCGCTGAAGGCGCCGAGGACTTGCGCGCGCTGCACCAGTTGGTGATCGACAGTTTTCACCGGGCTCAGGCGCTGCTCGTGTCGGGAAGAACGCAGACCGCGGAGCAACTGCTCGAGGACAAACAGGCGCTGCGGCGCCTTGAACGCGCCGCGCGGGATGCTCATCTCGACCGCCTGCGCGAGGGCAAGCCCGACAGCATCGCGTCGAGCTCATTGCATCTCGACGTGCTGCGCGATCTCGTGCGGATTCAGTCGCACATCTGCGCGCTCGCTTATCCGCTGCTCGAGCGCGAGGCAGCTAACGATGGCGATGCGCAGGTTGCATGA
- a CDS encoding ABC transporter permease subunit: MLLWARWGKSLTWGGTALLFCAVYGLPVAMIALASISGQWNGILPSHLTLEHYARVLHTDSASQLRVSVLTGVVASVAALVSGTWAALALRRIKGLPRRVLDVIFFVPSAVPSVSIGLGLLVAFSRPPVLLNGTATIVFIAHFLLISAFTYGNVAAGLARVAPEYGEVAQSLGARPLYQLSRVTLPLVAPYLLASFSLSFALSMGELGATLMIYPPGWVTLPVGIFALSDRGAIFDAATLTMILGIGTLAVLMGLSRISNRAMVRG, encoded by the coding sequence GTGCTGCTCTGGGCTAGATGGGGTAAATCGCTGACGTGGGGCGGCACGGCGTTGCTGTTCTGCGCGGTCTACGGGCTGCCGGTCGCGATGATCGCGCTCGCCAGCATCAGCGGACAGTGGAACGGCATCCTGCCGAGCCACCTGACACTCGAACACTACGCGCGGGTGCTGCATACCGATTCGGCGAGCCAACTGCGAGTGAGCGTATTGACCGGCGTGGTTGCAAGCGTCGCGGCGCTCGTCAGCGGCACGTGGGCCGCGCTCGCGCTGCGCCGCATCAAAGGCCTGCCGCGCCGCGTGCTCGACGTGATCTTCTTCGTGCCGAGCGCGGTGCCGTCGGTTTCGATCGGGCTCGGGTTGCTGGTCGCGTTCAGCCGGCCGCCGGTGTTGCTCAACGGCACGGCGACGATCGTCTTCATCGCGCACTTCCTGCTGATCTCGGCGTTCACCTACGGCAACGTGGCGGCAGGGCTTGCGCGGGTCGCGCCCGAATACGGCGAGGTGGCCCAGAGTCTCGGCGCCCGGCCGCTCTACCAGCTCTCGCGCGTGACGCTGCCGCTCGTCGCGCCGTACTTGCTCGCATCGTTCAGCCTGAGCTTCGCGCTGTCGATGGGCGAACTCGGTGCGACGCTGATGATCTATCCGCCGGGCTGGGTCACGCTGCCGGTGGGCATCTTCGCGCTGTCGGACCGTGGTGCGATCTTCGACGCCGCCACGCTCACGATGATCCTCGGCATCGGCACGCTCGCGGTATTGATGGGGCTCTCGCGCATCTCGAACCGTGCAATGGTGCGTGGATGA
- a CDS encoding 2-aminoethylphosphonate ABC transporter permease subunit, with translation MADIVIAPPARARAPAAALGGLWIAPPLAVLAALFFYPFGLIVVQALGGDQHVLSFANFEHVLRSRQFLSGLYHTIAIAVSASAGCLVLGFVFSLVIAFVPFPGARFVGRLIDTFIALPTFLVALAFTFVYGSAGLLNQSLMEMFHLPLPPLNFLYTQWGVVLSEITVYTPFIMRPLLACFSQIDSAQIEMAGSLGARPLRIIRQIILPAALPALLAGGSLCLLLTVNEFGIVLFIGAKDVITLPLLIYDKAIQEFDYTTACVIAVVNIALSLGLYACYRAVVSLCGGRRAALG, from the coding sequence ATGGCTGATATCGTGATTGCGCCGCCGGCCCGTGCGCGGGCGCCGGCCGCGGCGCTGGGGGGCCTGTGGATCGCGCCGCCGCTCGCGGTGCTCGCCGCGCTGTTCTTCTACCCGTTCGGGCTGATCGTCGTCCAGGCGTTGGGCGGCGACCAGCATGTGCTGTCGTTCGCGAACTTCGAGCATGTGCTGCGCTCACGCCAGTTCCTGAGCGGGCTTTATCACACGATCGCGATCGCAGTATCGGCCTCGGCGGGATGCCTCGTGCTCGGCTTCGTGTTCTCGCTCGTGATCGCGTTCGTGCCGTTCCCGGGCGCGCGTTTCGTGGGCCGGCTCATCGATACGTTCATCGCGCTGCCCACCTTCCTCGTCGCGCTCGCGTTCACCTTCGTGTACGGTTCGGCCGGACTGCTGAACCAGTCGCTGATGGAGATGTTCCATCTGCCGCTGCCGCCGCTCAACTTCCTGTACACGCAATGGGGTGTCGTGCTGTCGGAGATCACGGTCTATACGCCGTTCATCATGCGTCCGTTGCTTGCGTGCTTCTCGCAGATCGACAGTGCGCAGATCGAGATGGCGGGCAGCCTCGGCGCGCGGCCGCTGCGCATCATCCGGCAGATCATCCTGCCCGCCGCGTTGCCGGCGCTGCTGGCGGGCGGCAGCCTGTGTCTGCTGTTGACCGTCAACGAGTTCGGCATCGTGCTCTTCATCGGCGCGAAAGACGTGATCACGTTGCCGCTGCTGATCTACGACAAAGCGATCCAGGAATTCGACTACACCACCGCGTGTGTGATCGCCGTCGTCAATATCGCGCTGTCGCTCGGGCTTTATGCCTGCTATCGGGCCGTCGTGTCACTTTGCGGAGGTCGCCGTGCTGCTCTGGGCTAG
- a CDS encoding ABC transporter ATP-binding protein translates to MANTMTMERGPQRRASAAPTVIAHGASGIGFEGVSVAYGSQTILESLTLTVKPGEIVALIGPSGSGKTTALRAVAGFVQPSAGRITIGDRDVTRLPPYARNIGMVVQNYALFPHMRVEDNVAFGLRARGADAEVIGERVPECLGLVGMAKYAKRYPRELSGGQQQRVAIARALAIRPQVLLLDEPLSALDAQIRRSMLDELAKLHRTLPSLTVLYVTHDQTEALTLANHIGIMRDGHLVAYGDAQGLYRHPPNRFAAEFLGRANVLPAQQLEPMADGRARVRFHGQPLEGCNHHGLAAGAPCFVCVRPHHLQFVAGGSTPGADGQRMNQMTGAVVSVQWLGEMHSIVLDVEGELLRLTCAPLAEPPEPGAALSVRFDPADVTLVPEAERHG, encoded by the coding sequence ATGGCAAACACCATGACCATGGAACGGGGGCCGCAGCGGCGCGCCTCCGCTGCGCCGACCGTCATCGCGCACGGAGCGAGCGGTATCGGTTTCGAAGGCGTGTCGGTGGCTTACGGCAGCCAGACCATTCTGGAGTCTCTGACGCTGACCGTGAAGCCCGGCGAGATCGTCGCGCTGATCGGCCCGTCCGGCTCCGGCAAGACGACCGCGTTGCGCGCCGTCGCCGGCTTCGTGCAGCCGAGTGCCGGGCGCATCACCATCGGCGATCGCGACGTGACCCGGCTGCCGCCGTACGCACGCAACATCGGCATGGTGGTGCAGAACTACGCGCTGTTTCCGCATATGCGCGTCGAGGACAACGTCGCCTTCGGGCTGCGTGCCCGTGGCGCGGATGCCGAGGTGATTGGCGAACGGGTGCCCGAGTGCCTCGGGCTCGTCGGCATGGCGAAGTATGCGAAGCGCTATCCGCGCGAGCTGTCGGGCGGCCAGCAGCAGCGCGTGGCGATCGCCCGCGCGCTCGCGATCCGTCCGCAGGTGCTGCTGCTCGACGAGCCGCTGTCGGCGCTCGACGCGCAGATCCGCCGCTCGATGCTCGACGAACTCGCGAAGCTGCACCGCACGCTGCCGTCGCTCACGGTGCTCTACGTGACGCACGACCAGACCGAAGCGCTGACACTCGCGAACCACATCGGCATCATGCGCGACGGCCACCTGGTCGCTTACGGCGACGCGCAAGGGCTCTATCGTCATCCGCCGAACCGCTTCGCCGCCGAGTTCCTCGGCCGCGCGAACGTCTTGCCGGCGCAGCAGCTCGAACCGATGGCCGACGGGCGCGCCCGCGTGCGCTTTCATGGCCAGCCGCTCGAGGGCTGCAACCATCACGGACTCGCGGCCGGCGCCCCCTGCTTCGTGTGCGTGCGGCCGCATCATCTGCAGTTCGTTGCGGGTGGCAGCACGCCAGGCGCCGATGGCCAACGCATGAATCAGATGACGGGGGCCGTCGTCAGCGTGCAGTGGCTCGGCGAAATGCACAGCATCGTGCTCGATGTCGAAGGCGAGCTGCTGCGGCTCACCTGCGCGCCGCTCGCGGAGCCGCCGGAGCCGGGCGCGGCGCTCAGCGTACGTTTCGATCCCGCGGATGTCACGCTCGTACCGGAGGCTGAACGTCATGGCTGA
- a CDS encoding 2-aminoethylphosphonate ABC transporter substrate-binding protein — protein MKTRLMALAACALAMATPPLYAQSDVVTIYAADGLHDGSPSWFGNQFEAFTQATGIKVQYIEAGSSGVVDRLSKEKSNTQADVLVTLPPFMQKAAADGLLQSYSPAGADKIETRDKDPKGLYYAMVGNYPSFIYNSAVLKSPPKTYADLLAPQFKQKIQYSTPGQAGDGTALMLQTFHAFGGKPAGFDYLRKLQTNNLGPSASTGKLTALVNKGELFVANGDMQMNLAQMHDNPNVAMFFPAGPDGRRTTFALPYYVGLVANAPHAGNGKKLIDFLLSAPAQQEVSKVAYGFPVRTDVHPSDSNFQTLNTLLKGVDIWQPDWNQVLQELRPDVAAYNQAISID, from the coding sequence ATGAAAACTCGTCTGATGGCTCTCGCCGCCTGCGCGCTCGCCATGGCAACGCCCCCCCTTTACGCACAGTCCGACGTCGTGACCATCTATGCCGCGGATGGTTTGCACGACGGTTCGCCGAGCTGGTTCGGCAATCAGTTCGAAGCCTTCACGCAGGCGACCGGCATCAAGGTGCAGTACATCGAGGCCGGCTCGAGCGGCGTGGTGGACCGGCTGAGCAAGGAGAAGTCGAACACCCAGGCGGACGTGCTCGTGACGCTGCCGCCCTTCATGCAGAAAGCCGCGGCTGACGGCCTGTTGCAGTCCTATTCGCCGGCGGGCGCCGACAAGATCGAGACGCGCGACAAGGACCCGAAAGGCCTGTACTACGCGATGGTCGGCAACTATCCGAGCTTCATCTACAACTCGGCGGTGCTGAAGAGCCCGCCCAAGACCTACGCAGACCTGCTCGCGCCGCAGTTCAAGCAGAAGATCCAGTACTCGACGCCGGGCCAGGCCGGCGACGGCACCGCGCTGATGCTGCAGACCTTCCACGCGTTCGGTGGCAAGCCGGCCGGCTTCGACTATTTGCGCAAGCTGCAGACCAACAACCTCGGGCCTTCCGCATCGACCGGCAAGCTCACGGCGCTCGTCAACAAAGGCGAGCTCTTCGTGGCCAACGGCGATATGCAGATGAACCTCGCGCAGATGCACGACAACCCGAACGTCGCGATGTTCTTCCCGGCCGGTCCCGACGGCCGCCGCACGACCTTTGCGTTGCCCTACTACGTCGGCCTCGTGGCGAACGCGCCGCATGCCGGCAACGGCAAAAAGCTGATCGATTTCCTGTTGAGCGCGCCGGCGCAGCAGGAGGTCAGCAAGGTCGCGTACGGCTTCCCAGTGCGCACCGATGTTCATCCGTCGGACAGCAACTTCCAGACGTTGAACACGTTGCTGAAGGGCGTCGACATCTGGCAACCCGATTGGAACCAGGTGCTCCAGGAGTTGCGTCCCGACGTGGCCGCCTACAACCAGGCGATTTCCATCGACTAA
- the phnY gene encoding phosphonoacetaldehyde dehydrogenase, whose protein sequence is MNVMTKPAFRQESMRIAGQHTSTDELIEVFNPYTNEVVGTVPAGRPEHVQQAFAKAHAFKPRLTRFERQRILQRTAEILSERKEDFARLITAESGLCWKDGLYEASRAYDVWSFAAQLTIKDDGEVYSCDISPNGKNRKIFTTRLPLLGVISAITPFNHPLNMVSHKLAPAIATNNRVVLKPTELTPLTALALADVLYEAGLPPEMLSVVTGNPRTMGDAMITDPHCDLVTFTGSVRIGKYIAQHAGYRRTVLELGGNDPLIVMEDADLDKAAQLAVTGATKNSGQRCTAVKRILVVQSVADAFVERVLVHAKKLKCGDPMDPSVDVGTVINEASAQLFERRVADAQAHGARVLYGAPREGALFHPTVVDHVPYDCELVREETFGPVIPIIRVPDALDEVIRVSNSTAYGLSSGVCTNRLDYITRFVRELEVGTVNVWEVPGYRTEMSPFGGIKDSGNGYKEGMVEAMKSYSNVRTWSIPWE, encoded by the coding sequence ATGAACGTCATGACCAAACCCGCCTTCAGGCAGGAATCGATGCGCATCGCCGGCCAACACACGAGCACCGACGAGCTGATCGAAGTCTTCAACCCGTACACGAACGAGGTCGTCGGTACCGTGCCCGCGGGTCGTCCCGAACACGTGCAACAGGCGTTCGCAAAAGCGCACGCATTCAAGCCGCGGCTCACGCGCTTCGAGCGTCAGCGCATCCTGCAGCGCACGGCCGAGATCCTGAGCGAACGCAAGGAAGACTTCGCGCGCCTGATCACCGCGGAGTCGGGGTTGTGCTGGAAGGATGGGCTTTACGAGGCGAGCCGCGCCTACGACGTGTGGTCGTTCGCGGCGCAGCTCACGATCAAGGACGACGGCGAGGTCTATTCCTGCGATATCAGCCCGAACGGCAAGAACCGCAAGATTTTCACCACGCGGCTGCCGCTGCTCGGCGTGATTTCGGCGATCACGCCGTTCAATCATCCGCTGAACATGGTGAGCCACAAGCTGGCGCCCGCGATCGCGACCAACAACCGCGTGGTGCTGAAGCCCACCGAGCTCACGCCGCTCACCGCGCTCGCGCTTGCCGACGTGCTCTATGAAGCGGGCCTGCCGCCCGAGATGCTGAGTGTCGTCACCGGCAATCCGCGCACGATGGGCGATGCGATGATCACCGATCCGCACTGTGATCTCGTCACGTTCACAGGCTCCGTGCGGATCGGCAAATATATCGCGCAGCACGCCGGCTATCGCCGCACGGTGCTGGAACTCGGCGGCAACGATCCGCTGATCGTGATGGAGGACGCCGATCTCGACAAGGCCGCGCAGCTCGCGGTAACCGGTGCGACGAAAAATTCGGGGCAGCGCTGCACGGCGGTCAAGCGGATTCTCGTGGTGCAAAGCGTGGCCGACGCGTTCGTCGAGCGCGTGCTCGTGCATGCGAAAAAGCTCAAGTGCGGCGATCCGATGGACCCGTCCGTCGACGTGGGCACCGTCATCAACGAGGCCTCCGCGCAACTGTTCGAGCGACGCGTGGCAGACGCGCAGGCCCACGGTGCCCGGGTGCTTTACGGCGCGCCGCGCGAGGGCGCGCTGTTCCATCCGACAGTCGTCGATCACGTGCCATACGACTGTGAGCTCGTGCGCGAAGAGACCTTCGGCCCGGTGATTCCGATCATCCGCGTGCCCGATGCGCTCGATGAAGTGATCCGGGTTTCGAACTCGACCGCATATGGCCTTTCGTCGGGCGTCTGCACGAACCGGCTCGACTACATCACGCGCTTCGTCAGGGAGCTGGAAGTCGGCACCGTGAACGTCTGGGAAGTGCCCGGCTATCGCACGGAGATGTCGCCGTTCGGCGGCATCAAGGATTCAGGCAATGGTTACAAGGAGGGCATGGTCGAGGCAATGAAGAGCTACTCGAATGTGCGGACCTGGTCGATCCCCTGGGAGTGA
- the phnA gene encoding phosphonoacetate hydrolase — MSTLQDTVLSINGRDYRFPAEPVVVICLDGSEPAYIEEAAKAGHAPHLAKLLRTGTSRIAQCVIPSFTNPNNLSIVTGRPPKVHGIAGNYFYDRASGEEVMMNDARFLRAPTIFATFHDAGAKVAVVTAKDKLRTLLGKGLDFTSGRAIAFSAEKANEATRAQNGLGDVLAYVGKPLPDVYSADLSEFVFAAGVKLLDTFRPDLMYLSTTDYVQHKAAPGSPKANDFYAMFDRYVGALDAAGCVLAITADHGMNGKHRADGAPDVLYLQDLFDEWTGAGRSRVILPITDPYVAHHGALGSFATVYLPEGLAAAEAAALLERLRQTEGIQLALTSAEACERFELPPDRIGDVVVVGTRAKVFGTSAARHDLSGLTEPLRSHGGLTEENVPLIVNRKTDWPADRALRNFDIFDVALNHVARSAAA; from the coding sequence ATGAGTACGCTGCAAGACACCGTCCTGAGCATCAATGGGCGCGACTATCGCTTTCCGGCGGAGCCGGTCGTGGTGATCTGCCTCGACGGTTCGGAGCCCGCCTATATAGAAGAAGCCGCGAAGGCCGGGCACGCGCCGCATCTCGCGAAGCTGCTGCGCACGGGCACGAGCCGCATCGCCCAATGCGTGATTCCGAGCTTCACGAATCCGAACAATCTGTCGATCGTGACGGGCCGCCCGCCGAAAGTGCACGGCATCGCGGGCAACTACTTCTACGACCGCGCGAGCGGCGAAGAAGTGATGATGAACGACGCCCGCTTCCTGCGCGCGCCGACGATCTTCGCCACGTTCCACGACGCTGGCGCGAAGGTCGCCGTCGTCACCGCGAAAGACAAGCTGCGCACGCTGCTCGGCAAGGGGCTCGACTTCACGAGCGGCCGCGCAATCGCCTTTTCGGCTGAAAAGGCCAACGAGGCTACCCGCGCCCAGAACGGCCTCGGCGACGTGCTCGCCTACGTCGGCAAGCCGCTCCCGGATGTGTATTCGGCCGACCTGTCCGAGTTCGTGTTCGCGGCAGGCGTCAAACTGCTCGACACGTTCCGGCCCGACCTGATGTACCTGTCGACGACGGACTACGTGCAGCACAAGGCGGCGCCGGGCTCGCCCAAGGCCAACGACTTCTACGCGATGTTCGACCGCTACGTCGGCGCGCTCGATGCGGCAGGCTGCGTGCTGGCGATCACCGCGGACCACGGCATGAACGGCAAGCATCGCGCGGATGGCGCGCCCGACGTGCTGTACCTGCAAGACCTGTTCGACGAATGGACCGGCGCAGGCCGCTCGCGCGTGATCCTGCCCATCACCGATCCGTACGTCGCGCATCACGGGGCGCTTGGCTCTTTCGCCACCGTCTATCTGCCCGAGGGGCTCGCAGCGGCTGAAGCAGCGGCGCTGCTCGAACGGCTGCGCCAGACCGAAGGCATCCAGCTCGCGCTGACGAGCGCCGAGGCCTGCGAACGCTTCGAGCTGCCCCCCGACCGTATCGGCGACGTCGTCGTGGTCGGCACACGCGCCAAGGTATTCGGCACCAGCGCCGCGCGTCACGACCTGTCGGGACTGACCGAGCCGTTGCGTTCGCATGGCGGGCTAACGGAGGAGAACGTGCCGCTGATCGTCAACCGCAAGACCGACTGGCCGGCGGACCGCGCGCTGCGCAACTTCGACATCTTCGATGTCGCGCTGAACCACGTAGCGCGGTCCGCCGCGGCATAA